The window TCGGTTAGTATAAACGATAAAACATGTTTGATTCACATTcgtggggaaggggggggggggggggtaaatccAGCATATCTTGTAAGATAACGTATGTAATGAATGATTTTGAGTTTAGTGTTTGAATGATAATGTTGGAAGTTGTTATGCTTCAATCATTTAGTAATATTCCTCaattatgtttaaaagtttttgtcattgtttatttattttttgaatgtaTCTTATTTATTAACTATCATTGAGTGTTTTTGTGTATGTAAATTAATGTGTTAAAGGGGGTGGGTTCAGAGATAGAGCAAACATTTGAATTAGTCAAGAGCAACATTACTTTGCAATCCAGGCACCTTCAACCACAAATGCCCCAGCTGTTCCCTTTTCTTATGAGCCAGGTGTGCAGGACAATCAGTTTCCTGAGAGTGAGGATAACCAGGATAGCCTTGAACAAACAGGTTCTACATAATTTGTGACTATTACTTAATATAActgatataaatttaatgaaaacttaaaaatttgctacatattttttataatgtatttcaaggtggtatgggacagcTCCATATTGTGATGCAATtcttatcagaaaaaaaaaacataattgcatgcatgattttaaatttttttcttttctgaaaattttacCCAACAGTGTAGCGCAATGCTTTACATTATAATCATAAATctataagtcatgagttcgaatcccttaCTGATATGCAGtatatataatttgaatttcagaTGACCCGTTAAAGGATTCCCTAAATatgcatgattatgataaaGACTGGACAACATGTGCTGGTGAAGTTCCAAAAAATAAGGAAACTCAGACTATTTTGTTAACTGTAGATTCATCAACACAGACTGATGAATCCTTTTTTAACAGCATGGCCATGAAAAAGTGTGTTTCCTCCTCTGCAGAAACACAGACTGATGGAAAGCTTTTCATTGATAAAGGGATTCAAGTTTCTAGACAAGTGTTCACCTTTGAAGATGTAGAACAGGATGACTCCAAAATTTTATTCTACACAGGTATTCCTAACAAAGAGACATTTAATGCTGTGTTTGATGAGATAAAGGATAATGCACTCGAAAGTACAACTCGTGTAGGGATTTCATCTTCAAATCAAGGACGACCAAGAAGACTAAGGATTATTGACGAGTTTTTTCTTGTTCTCATGAGACTACGGCTGGGATTACTCCTAGAGGATTTATCAGACAGGTTTAATGTTAGTGTTTCAACTTGCagcaatatttttaatttatggattgattttttgtttgttcagtTGCAGCCTTTGATAATGTGGCCATCCAAAGAAACAATATATGCCACCATGCCATGTTCATTTAAGGGAAAATTTAGTAACTGCAGAGTCATATTAGACTGTACTGAAGTTTTTGTGCAAACACCTAGTTCTCTTGCTAACAAGTCATTACTCTACAGTGATTATAAATCCCATATGACATTTAAAGGACTCATAGGCATCAGTCCAGCAGGTGTTACAACATTTGTTTCAGacctttggggggggggggggggagtataagTGACAAACAATTAACAAAGAATTGCGGAATTTTAGATTTGTGTGAAGTTGGCGATGCTATCATGGCAGATAAGGGTTTCATCATTTCAGATCTAGCTACGCCAAAGGGTATTCATCTTTTTATTCCccctttcaagaaaaaaaatacacaaatgtCCAGAAGTGATGTCTTACTGACTCGTGAAATAGCACATCTTAGAATACATGTTGAAAGACAAATGGAAAGAATTAAGaactttcatatttttgaaggTGTGATGCAGTTAAGTATGGCATCTCAGTGTTCtaaaatttggaaaatttgTGTTGCTTTGACAAATCTCCTTCCCCCTTTGTGTACTGTTCCAGAATATGACATTGCTTCATAGCTAAATAGTGAAAATGTGCTTGCATACAATTTAAGGTTCCtatgatagaaaaaaatattcctatAACTTGTTCAATGTCTGCTTCCAATATATATAGCTATAGTTATTTGATgagattttcatattttttaattgcatgTGCATAAATTCAGTCTCATTATAAAGAAGTGCATGCACACATATTGAGTACTAAGAACTCATACTTTTtgcaaaacatatttaaaatcttctaattatatttatatatatataaaacaatacttctgaatttttatacatttaatgtaTGACAACAGCAGGACATAGAGTTATAGGCTATCTTAAAAGCAATGACCACcatgaaaatattaatgtacGTATGTATCAAATCATATTCATATTCTGCCAAATCATATTCTGCCAATGAATTGTTTGTCATTAAGGTAATGTTAATTCAttgacaggtacatgtatttgtatatctTAATTTACAGATAAGGATTTTTGcacatatgaaaacaattctcattcaaatattttgtacaattgTTGTAATTGGTTTAGTACAATTGTTGTATGGTTGAAATCAAAAGAATTGTGTAGCATTGATTTTTCCATTCTGTATAATTGGCATTAAGTttcacaaaatgaaaaaatgaagtttttttaacattacatgtatatcaacttGTTATTCCTTCTGCAAAAAAGGAATAGAATACCTGAACTGGTATCCATTTTAAgttctaaaaatgtataaacactgGCGTCGGAGGCAaattaaaagggggggggggctagactaatcctcagaaatcttgacaagcaaaaaaaaaaaaaaaaaaagaaaaaacctaattcccaaaatcatgacaTTGCTAATCCATGGTGGGGGGGATACCTAGAGTTCCAAAATAATTCTtactaccaaaatttttttccccCTAATCGTGAAATTCctattccggggggggggggggttgttgttgaatatttgaatctttttaaagtaaatttaggaacaattatgtttgcagCGACAAAAATGGGGGGAGGGGTGAACCTTCTTTTTTGCTATTTGCCTAATGgctaggtctaactttgcaaaaagagtgggggggggggtgctaagCCCTCCTAggcccccggttccgacgcctatgataaTAAAACAACTGAGCAAAGGGGACTGAAGATCCATGTTGCAATTTATTTCAGAGACCTTAACAACCTCTGTGTGAATAGTTCTGGAAGCATGCTTTTCAGATAAAAATCATTCAGtctatttaaacatttcaacCAGAATGATTCATCAAAATATATTCTTTCTACAGAGAGTGGTGGCTTCAGTGTCCATATTACAAAATCACACCATTGTTTATTACAAATTGCCATTTGACCTTGTAcctgaaaataataattatggtttgtttttagttttaaattttgatttttatcaagTGAACAACAAAATTCAGAATCAAGTCCACATTCAGCTGGTGAAAGGATTCGCCATCTGTCTGATGCTGGACATTAAATTCCTAGCAGACCAATCTCACCAGTTGGTAATGTAACAATACCATCAGGACTACAACCTAGATGAGGGTATTTTGGATTAACAATAAGTCCTGACTGACTCACTATATATGAAGGATATAGTTTACAATAAAATCTCCTAGCAGCAGGCTCGTGTTCAATTCCCCACCTGACAAATTTGTTGGTGGGAAAGGAAACATCATACAAAAagcatttcaataaattttggGGGTCAGTTTCTGGCCTTAGCTTacaaatttttccaaaatttgaaCTTGTCAACCTTCCTTTCCTGCATTCAAACCAGTTCTGACTTTTGTTTTGACCCTTTGtaagtttttcaattttggcacAATCAGCATCTGACACAGAGAGAGACTCAAAATATTTGCACAAATCACTTTGTACTTGTGAATTACACATATCTACACTATCAtgatacataaataaaatattatgaagCAATGGTATATTTTCCTCAGTACCATCttttttctttgcaaaataTGTAAGCCAGCCtgctttagattttttttcaacaagagtTTTTCTAAATCTTTCTACGTTGAATGTTGTTGATGCTATGATGCTGTTAGTTGCAGATTTGCtggttttattttctagaaCTGATGAACAGccaaatgaaaactttttgaattttatttcactgCACTTTTTTGGACTAAGTTTTCTTTTCCTTGGGTTGTTCCACACACATTTTGTTGACGTACATGAAAGAAGaccacttttctttttttcagcaATGTCAGCAATTGTATAAAGTAATGCAGAAATGTGGTTGCACGCCTCACCAAAACTGTGATTTAATgataatagaaaaatatatctgtaattatttatttaaaaataacttcaCACTTTTCATGAGTTATATCTAAAGTGAAACAAGTACTTCATAGAAACACAAAGATtaagtttttaagttttttccccatcttttttttattaaattttttttttggtaattaaaatattgattatatgtATTACACTCGGACCAGTGTCAAgagtatgtcattttttttcttttcactcTATATATCATTGAAAACCAACGTTTTTTAAAGATTCGTTAAAAAATAACCccttaattaattttgaaaaaaatggattgaccaattcaaaatataaagttctctattttttttttttggcatcatatttattgcaaaagatatacagtataatagagtctttaaaaaatatctttgtgttgtgtttgaaatatCATAATTTACAAATGAGTTGTCAAAAAACTATTTCAACTTTTGTCAAACAGTGCAAATTGAATctaattaaatcaataaaaaattattcaaaatctgacaaaaaataacaacaaaaacccTTTTAAATATGTCTTGTTTCAATGAAATGTATAGGGAAAAAGGAAAAGTGTACATACTTCTGGCACGATAGTGTACACAATTACAATTAACATACCCTGCTGTTCAGGTGCAATGTGCAGCGAACACATTGCCTGTAACCTTTGACAAAAATGGACGCTTGCTCATGTCAGCTGATGGGAATGATGGTATAACTTTACAACGTATGGCACAATGAGAACTTTCATTATTGATAGGGTTGTATTCCACCGAATGGACATGTTTATCTTCAAGGAACACTTTTGATTTAAGTTGACGTTTAGTGTTCATTTTGATTACaagataattataaatatctttCTCTGAAAAATCGGGAATGTTAAATGTAAAATCTGATGACCAGTTAGACAGAGTGCGGATATCGGGTATAGGTTCTCCATCATCCAAAGATGAACTCTGGTGTCATTATAAATGGTTCACTTAAGATTAAGAAAATTATCTAATTGGTTACCTAAGGTAACCTCTGTTCTCTTTATTGGTGTTCGAAGTAAGGTGACCACCTAATGTTTCTTTACAAGTTAATATCTGGATGTGTCAGTCTTAGGATAAAATCGACTCTGGATTTACTTTTTTCTAATACTCAGACTGGTTTTATAAAGGGTTGATACATTGGTGAAAATACACGATTTATTTATGATCTTATGTCTTATACAGAAGTCAAGAATATCCCTGGATTACTCATGCTTATTGACTTTGAAAAAGCCTTCGATTCAATTTCATGGTCATTCATTTATAAGGTGTTACTTTTTTTGGATTTGGAATTCATATCATCAAATGGGTAAAAATTctcaatacaaattttaaagcgGCTGTTCTCCAAAGCGGCTTTCTGTCGCAACAGTTTGAAATACAGCGAGGATGTCGTCAGGGTGACCCTGTAGCCCCATATCTTTTCATTATTTGtactaattaaacaaaataaagatattagagGCATTTTTGTGTATGATAGAGAACATAAAATATCCCAGTATGCAGATGATACATGCCTCATCCTTGACGGTTCTGCTTCATCTTTATTTAATGCTCTCGAAACtttagaattattttcaaaaatatcggGGTTGAAAGTTAATagctcaaaaacaaaaattatacggtttggttaaaaaaaaatttcatcttaAATGTAAGTCTTTCATCACTCTAGATGGAAATTAGATTGGGGAGCCACtgaatttgtattattaggtattcattttttgttgacTTGGAACAAATTCctgaattaaattataatattcaaattccGAAAATCTCTGCACTCATCCAACAATGGGAAAGGCGAATTCTGACTCCCATAGGAAGACTTACTGTACTTAAAAGTCTTATTATTCCAAAAATAAACCATTTACTTATTTCATTACCAAATCCAAGAAtagaaacaattaattttttgaacaatgatttttttagatttatttggaAATCGAAGTGTGATAAAATTAAACGCTCAGTCGTGACACAAAACCTCTTTGCAGGAGGTCTGTATGGTGAACTTGAATAATTTTATAACTTCTTTAAAGTGTTCTTGGATACAAAGACTAGTGCAGGGGGGACAATCTTGGTTGAGTATTTTTAAAGCAGTGTTTGGAGATATTGTGTCTGGATTTTTGGATTTTGGTGATGCTTTTATTGAAAATCTTTTGAACAACTGTACCAACACTTTTTGGAGAGATGTTCTGAAGTCATGGCTTATTGTATTGAATACACATTTTAACCAAAgtcaaatttcaaatgattacataACATATGCTTCAGTTTggtttaattctaaaattaaggTGGATAAAAAGCCTGTGTTTTATTAAGAATGGTACAGAAGAGGTgtaaaaaattgtgaaagactttttatatgaaaatggatcatttctatcaaaatctgattttgaaaagaaattcaattttgaaatatgttttatgcaataCAACAGTATGATCAGTGCTGTAGCAAAGTTTGTAAAAAGCTCAAAGTTCTGTAAGGAAGCCTACAGCAATATTATTGGTCCTTTTGTTCCTTATCATTGTACTGAAATTCTTTTATACAAGAAATGTACCAAGCATATTCACAAACTAATTAATAAGAGGGAATTCCACTATTGTACAAAGAGGATATCCTGAATTAATTTTACAGgatgtgtttaaaatatgtttcaagGTCACAAAAGACTCTTCTATACAATGATTATAATATAGAACATTACATAGACTTCTTCCAGTTAAAGCTTACTTGAAAAAAGCTAAATTAGTTGATAATGACACTTGTACTTTCTGCAAGAGTGAAGTTGAAACCATTGAACATATTTTCACATCTTGCCCTACTGTACTTGCTATCTGGAATAGTTTGAGTATGCATATTTACAATACTGTCTCAAAGAGAGTTGGTTTTAATGTAATCAATATATTATTCGGAGAGGCTCCTCTCTCAAAGtcaaatttattcattaactttctaattttatttaccaaacagtatattttcaatgtctttgtaataaaaaaaacccaaacattgCTGGACAAATGTGTCATTTGCATTTTAgatatgaaattgaaagtttCTAGCAATTAGAAATTCTtctttttacaaacatattaCAATATGGTCTGAATGGGAAAATctgtaatattttatatatacaagatCTAGAGCAGAagttatagtttttttttcctgattGTATCAACTTTATAGTATAATTACTTATGATCTATGGTGTGTTTGTGTATGTATGAATGtgaaaaaatgtaattacaaaaaattgcaaattaaaaaaaaggtgaCCACTAGTCTCCCTACAGTTGCTTCTGGTGAATTAATCTCCATCTTCAAAAATGCATAACGGTCAGACCTCTGGTCTCCTTTTGGATATTTCACTTAATGTGATCAATGGTCTCCCTATATAGATTAATAAGgatattatttcattgatttagGACCTTAGGTGACCTTAGGTGACCTTAGGTCTCCTTATTGAAGTTCCACTTAAggttaaggtacatgtagtcTCCTACAGTGGCGAACTTTTAGTGATTATCCATCTTCAAAAATGGCATTAGGTGAACTTCGTCTTCCAGTATATTACCAAAATTATAACAACACTTGATTCAGGACCTAAGGTGATCTCTATTGATATCGTATTTATAATGATCCCTTGTTTCTCTACAGTGAATGGCTTCTGATGAATCTGTATCCTTAAAAATCTATAAAGGTGACcttaggcacgtagcatcgtttttgaaagtgtgtgtgtgtggggggggggggggggcgggggagggcagactcatccaaaaaatcttaaaaatcttgacaagcaaaaaaaaaaaaaaagtttcccaAAGTCTTCAAAATCCGAACCGTGGGggactggggggggggggtgctggcttcctatataacttcaatttcactcctcatttctttattttcatatcaattttttgtggtgggggggggggggggggctaatgctacgtgcctggaccTCTAATTTTCCTATAGATAAATAGAATCCATAGGTCCTAATATAATATGACCTCTAggcatattataaatatttcactTAAAGTGACACCTGCTCTATTAATtaccaaaattatttttctctctTCATATTTAGGACTTAAGGTAACCTCTGGTCTCAAACGAACATTCTACTTAATTTAACCCCCGGTCTCTCTTATATGACTTACTTCCAGTAAATATTAATCTTGTAAAATGTCATAAGATAACCGGATGACATCCCCCCATTGATATTACACATTAGGTGACCCCTGGTCTCCCTACAGTGGATCACTTCTGATGAATCTCAATATTGTAAAACTGCCACTAGGTAGCTGTTAGGTGACTTTTGTTTCCGTATTGATTAACAAAATGATTACGACATTGTTTTAGAACgtaaggtgacctgtggtctCCCTAtggatatagaaaaaaagaaagtagaTTTACATTCTTATCTTTACTTGTAAAAGAGTTCCATAAGTGATCATTAATACACTCATATTTTGGAGAACTATTTTTGGGTGACCCAAGGTCCTAGTTGAGCGTACGTTTTATCCTTCTGCTAATTGTCCCGATAGTACCTCAAACaggaaataataaagtataaaCTCACACCGGAGTCAAGACGGTTGGAACACATTATTTCCGGCATCGGGGTCAATAAAAAAGCCTGTTCTTAAATAAGTTTGACACATTTGTGTAGTTCTTTTGATCCCACATAAATagtataaaacatatttgttttttaatatagaaaatatgaacgagaaaaaaaacaagaaaagaaaaaaataaccagTGGTGCTTCATATTAACTAAGGGCTGAAATGAAAAGGGCGGAGGGTTAATCTAGAATTACAAATCACAAATAATAGATAAACAGTGAAGAGAAACTATGGCTTCTAATTATTAATAACTTTTCAAACATTCAGTCCTTCGTTTAATACgtttttaaacatataatattCATTCATATAATAATACTCTTTGTATGCATATAACgtttcatataaataataaaattataaactcaCTAATATCACATGATGAATACTTGCAAATGTATGGATTGAGTAATTTGCGAGGCCAGTATTTTACACAGACATGGGTAGTTTTTTGCGGCACTGAGACCTGTCTTGTTGATATGCGCGAAACGTCTTGGTCCAATCTTGCTCCCATACGACACGACCTCGAGCGCGTTTTTCACTTCATTATCTGTCAGGGTCCTGAGTAGCTGTCGTCCCCCGCCATGTTCCCCGTCGTCATCGAAATCTTCATGAATGGTTCCGTCGGAGCTTACACAAAATGTACGCATAGACATTATGTGTGGCACTCTGAACACCGTCGATACGCATGATTTCCATTATTAATCTCCtgacatgtaaaaaatacaAGATCTTTTTTATAATGAGGGTGTTTTTCTTGTCGAGAAACAATATAAAACCAAAatataaaaaccaaaatataaaaacacattttactAAATATGCAAgcttaaagaaaagaaatatatgaaagattaaataaagataatatcaatgaaatcaaatacaagtCTGGCCCAAGTATACCCAGTCACATTAACACATCACGGGGTCCTGAGTAGCTGTCGTCCTGCGCCATGTTCCCCGTCGTCATCGAAACCTTCATGAATGGTCCCGTCGGAGCTTACACAAAATGTACGCATACACATTATGTGTGGCACTTAGAACACCGTCGATACGCATGATTTCGATTATTGATCTCATGACGTGAAAACAATACAAGATCTTTTTGATAATGAGGGTGTTTTTCTTGTCTAGAAACAATATAAaaccaaaatataaaaacaaattttactgaATATGCAAGCTTAAAGAGAGCAATAGTTGAAAGATTAAATAAAGattatatcaatgaaatcaaatacaagtCTGGCCCAAGTATACCCAGTCACATAAACACATCTTCTTCACCAATAAAAAAGGTTGCAAAGACATGTATAACGAACTTATTAAGGAGAGAAGAGAGCCAATTACATCTGTAAATAAATGGCTAGAAAGGGGCTACATAGCAAAAGAAAGTGTTTGTcggaatttcctctgtttcaatttttatcTACCTTTATCATAGCATAGCTtcctcaaataaataaaacatgaacatcaatattgatttttgataataaaattgttattttgtgttttaaaaaaaacccttctgattttgtaaaaatattttttgaattctcaaaacctgagtaaacgtaattgTAGTGAACTTATTCCGAATTGTAAACTCCATTCATGAAATCTAAATTTAGTGTCATTGCCTAATTTCCGGTTACAGAAAATTGTGCAACAACATCTGAAATGTAAACCCGTCAATGTGTAAGTTAAAACTAAATAGCCTAATATGTTTTATGGTGTAACCGTTTGAAGGGCGAAGCCAATATATATGGGGCTAGATCAGTAGATGCCCTTTTAATCATCTGTGGCatcataaattgttttgtttggaCTCTAATCTATTACATATTAAATTGTTTCAAGCCCGGCCCTGATATACTATAGACTATAGTCTGTTCCAGGTTACTGTTTCCATCAATTTTGACAATGTTATAGAAAGGTACACAACTAAAATCtgaacatcttttttttttactcatagATTTTCacatgaaagaaaaatttatcACTTGCAATACAAATCTCCATAGATTTTTTATTAACAGCTGCTTTTTCAGCCGAacaagtcagagagagagaaagagagagagagaaagagagagagagagaattcaaATACACAAACctgtaaacaaattttcattctggtatgtaaataaatattgtttgaacCCTGAAATATTTCTTCTTCGTTAGCCAAGGGTTTTTGATTCTGCGCTGCTCCTGGAGATCacaaacccttggctagcaaaggtAGGGATATTTATGAATAACTAATAATGAAGCAAAACGTCTTGGgacagttaaaaattattttgattctatcaatatacatgtgtattattttGAAGTCTTATTGTCTAGTCTGAagtaatttatacatatattggatGCCTGGctgcagctacatgtagtatctACATCACAGATCGATCTCTGGATAATTTCTCAGCATGaagtattttaactttttactccctcatttcaaatgtttgcataaaacatgaattaaaaagtaatgacgtatatttttttacaataagaaaaTCCATTTATCTTCAGAATATTTCACTTGTATGGACAGATATTAAGATTatttttggtccctaaattcaCTAAAATTTGTCATCCAAACACTGAATTATTAAACATTCAATGATTGATTTGTGCATTAAAACTAGAGAATTGAGATACTATGTAGTAACCTAGCTAATTCACATTATAAGGTGCAAATTATGTCCTTCATGTATATTGTACATACCGGGGTGTATAATTTAATCTGAGTTTGTCTGACAATTGTCTTACATTTAGTGTCCAATGCATATTGTGAATGATTGTGAATGCAGATCAGTACTTcctattataaataatttttaagtatttataatgcatattacTCCAAATAATCTCCctatttgctttttttttatggCGGTTTGGGAgtactttgaatatttattgtattttttaattatatacgaATGGTTTACACATTTGGGAGGGGGGGTTGATTTGAAATCgggaaatattttacaatgtgtCTGTCAAAGATTAGGatgtctacaaaattaagttttgattatcttttgttttatattgaattagttattggtcgtaacttaatttttttttttggattttgatAGTTAATTTGAATTCTGGGTACGAAATGACCTGGGTATGAGTATGTTAGGCTACGATTTGAGAAGAAACCTAAAAacgaaatttcaaaattgaaagttggagaAAAATCGTCTTTGGTGTTTTCAAATAGTAATCAGAAagcaaatttaattcaaatacatgatGTTATATTTAATTACGATGAATTAAATCTGCTTCACTGTTGAATCACGttttttgtccaatcagatGTCCTGAAATTCATTTGATCGGATTTAATGCAACTGTTGAAAGTTGTAGGAaacgaaaatttgttttgttaattaggaattaatttttcaagaaCACACTATGTAAGTTTGAATGTATTTATCACTCATTAAACAAAGCTGATCAATTATCACTAAACGTGAAGTTAGTACGATATTCAAATTCAACATGTCACTGCACGTGAAGTTATTCCTTTTTCCTCCATCTTGGAAAAGTTTTTCAACTTCATAGGCA is drawn from Crassostrea angulata isolate pt1a10 chromosome 5, ASM2561291v2, whole genome shotgun sequence and contains these coding sequences:
- the LOC128185125 gene encoding uncharacterized protein LOC128185125 produces the protein MDRARLVRKDFTYTKNSYVCSSHFVNGSGPSAAHPLPSIFPNKVFKTSAPSTTNAPAVPFSYEPGVQDNQFPESEDNQDSLEQTDDPLKDSLNMHDYDKDWTTCAGEVPKNKETQTILLTVDSSTQTDESFFNSMAMKKCVSSSAETQTDGKLFIDKGIQVSRQVFTFEDVEQDDSKILFYTGIPNKETFNAVFDEIKDNALESTTRVGISSSNQGRPRRLRIIDEFFLVLMRLRLGLLLEDLSDRFNVSVSTCSNIFNLWIDFLFVQLQPLIMWPSKETIYATMPCSFKGKFSNCRVILDCTEVFVQTPSSLANKSLLYSDYKSHMTFKGLIGISPAVNNKIQNQVHIQLVKGFAICLMLDIKFLADQSHQLVM